In Acidiferrobacterales bacterium, the genomic window AGAATGTGGAGATGGCCTGCAACAGCATCAGCAAGATTCCAAGTACCATGATGACCTTGATCGGAATCACCGATGGATTCCACATTGAAAACAGTCTTTGATTGGTTTCAATCGCGTAGATTGTGCTGGATATTGAGCCGAACAATAGCACGATCAGATAGACGACCAGGAAAATCGCCGTGAAACTGTCCATTCTCGCCTTATTCCGTTCCGACAGCCGGTCATACAGCAAATCCATACGTACATGAGTTTCAAGTTGCATGGAGTATGCGCCACCCATGATGTAGTAGGCCGCAAGCGTGAACTGGGCCAGTTCCACACACCAGAAAAGCGGAATGTT contains:
- a CDS encoding TRAP transporter small permease subunit is translated as MPSFIVNYVRVVDYVSTRFGRLAMLLIFVMIGTLLLDAITRNVLNIPLFWCVELAQFTLAAYYIMGGAYSMQLETHVRMDLLYDRLSERNKARMDSFTAIFLVVYLIVLLFGSISSTIYAIETNQRLFSMWNPSVIPIKVIMVLGILLMLLQAISTFFKDLAKSRGVELA